One Nostoc sp. UHCC 0302 DNA window includes the following coding sequences:
- the bcp gene encoding thioredoxin-dependent thiol peroxidase → MSNIPQAGQPAPDFSIPDQNDNLVSLDNLSGQWIILYFYPKDDTPGCTTEAKDFTDLYQDFSALGAKILGVSPDSGKSHCKFISKHNLSITLLSDPEHELIESYGAWRLKKFMGKEYMGVVRSTFLISPDRIIAYAWPNVKTKGHAQSVLAKLQELAAPSSPA, encoded by the coding sequence ATGAGCAACATTCCCCAAGCAGGGCAACCAGCACCTGATTTCTCCATTCCTGACCAAAATGACAACCTAGTCAGCCTAGATAATTTGAGCGGTCAATGGATTATCCTCTATTTTTACCCCAAAGATGACACCCCAGGTTGCACCACCGAAGCAAAAGATTTTACTGACTTATATCAAGACTTCAGCGCACTAGGAGCGAAAATTTTAGGCGTTAGTCCAGATTCGGGTAAATCCCATTGTAAATTTATCAGCAAACATAACTTATCTATCACTCTCTTAAGTGACCCAGAACATGAACTCATAGAATCTTACGGCGCTTGGCGCTTAAAAAAGTTTATGGGTAAAGAATATATGGGTGTAGTTCGGTCAACCTTCTTGATTTCACCTGATAGAATTATTGCTTATGCTTGGCCAAATGTAAAAACTAAAGGTCATGCTCAGTCAGTGTTAGCTAAACTCCAAGAATTAGCAGCCCCATCAAGTCCGGCATGA
- a CDS encoding IscS subfamily cysteine desulfurase, whose translation MSIRPIYLDCHATTPVDERVLAAMLPYFTEHFGNPSSIGHVYGWEAEAAVKQTREILATAINTTPEEIIFTSGATEANNLAIKGVAEAYFQKGQHIITIATEHSAVLDPCKYLKTLGFEITILPVKKDGLVDLTELEKAFRPETILVSVMAANNEIGVLQPLAEIGEMCRDRNIIFHSDAAQAIGKIPLDVQAMKIDLMSLTAHKAYGPKGIGALYVRRRNPRVQLAPQQHGGGHERGMRSGTLYTPQIVGFGKAVEIALAEQATENQRLTELRQKLWEQLSQLEGIHLNGHSTQRLAGNLNISVEGVDGAALLLGLQPVMAVSSGSACSSATTAPSHVLTALGHSEQLAYASVRFGIGRFNTQEEIEQVAKNAIATIQSLRKQATLV comes from the coding sequence ATGTCTATTCGCCCTATTTATCTCGATTGCCACGCCACCACGCCTGTAGATGAACGGGTACTGGCAGCAATGCTACCCTACTTCACAGAACACTTTGGCAATCCATCCAGTATTGGTCATGTTTATGGCTGGGAAGCAGAAGCTGCTGTCAAACAAACGCGAGAAATATTAGCAACAGCAATCAACACCACACCAGAAGAAATTATTTTTACTAGCGGTGCAACAGAAGCAAATAATTTAGCTATTAAAGGTGTTGCTGAAGCTTATTTTCAAAAAGGTCAGCATATTATTACTATTGCTACAGAACATAGCGCAGTTCTTGACCCTTGCAAATATTTAAAAACTCTCGGTTTTGAAATTACTATTCTTCCAGTTAAAAAAGATGGACTGGTTGATTTAACTGAGTTAGAAAAAGCTTTCCGTCCAGAGACAATTTTGGTATCGGTGATGGCTGCAAATAACGAAATTGGTGTGTTGCAGCCATTGGCAGAAATTGGGGAAATGTGCCGCGATCGCAATATCATATTCCACAGCGATGCAGCCCAAGCTATTGGTAAAATTCCCCTTGATGTGCAGGCGATGAAAATTGATTTGATGTCGCTAACCGCGCACAAAGCCTACGGGCCAAAGGGCATTGGGGCATTATACGTCCGCAGGCGCAATCCCAGAGTCCAACTTGCACCTCAGCAACACGGTGGTGGACACGAGCGGGGGATGCGTTCTGGTACTTTGTATACACCCCAAATTGTCGGCTTTGGCAAAGCTGTAGAAATAGCTTTGGCAGAACAAGCAACAGAAAATCAGCGCCTTACCGAACTCAGACAAAAATTGTGGGAACAACTTTCGCAACTCGAAGGAATTCACCTCAACGGACATTCCACCCAGCGATTAGCAGGAAACTTAAATATCAGTGTTGAGGGGGTAGATGGAGCTGCACTTTTACTAGGATTACAACCAGTGATGGCGGTGTCTTCTGGTTCTGCTTGCTCATCGGCGACTACTGCACCCTCTCATGTTCTGACAGCACTGGGACATTCCGAACAGCTAGCGTATGCCTCGGTACGATTTGGCATTGGACGATTTAATACTCAAGAAGAAATTGAGCAAGTGGCAAAAAATGCGATCGCCACAATTCAAAGTTTACGTAAGCAAGCAACCCTGGTGTAG
- the lepA gene encoding translation elongation factor 4 has translation MTDVPAVRIRNFCIIAHIDHGKSTLADRLLQATGTVDERQMKEQFLDNMDLERERGITIKLQAARMNYTAKDGQQYVLNLIDTPGHVDFSYEVSRSLVACEGALLVVDASQGVEAQTLANVYLALENNLEIIPVLNKIDLPGAEPERVIGEIEEIIGLDCSGAILASAKEGIGINEILEAVVERIPPPPNTINERLRALIFDSYYDSYRGVIVYFRVMDGTLKKGDRIHLMASGKEFEIDELGVLSPTQKQVDELHAGEVGYLGAAIKAVADARVGDTITLSKAKAEAPLPGYAEANPMVFCGMFPIDADQFEDLREALEKLELNDAALHYEPETSSAMGFGFRCGFLGLLHMEIVQERLEREYNLDLIITAPSVVYKVITLKGEELYIDNPSRLPSPNDREKIEEPYVQVEMITPETYVGSLMELSQNRRGIFKDMKYLAQGRTTLTYELPLAEVVTDFFDQMKSRSRGYASMEYHIIGYRENPLVKLDIMINGDPVDSLAMIVHRDKAYNVGRAMAEKLKELIPRHQFKVPIQASIGSKVIASEHIPALRKDVLAKCYGGDISRKKKLLQKQAKGKKRMKSVGTVDVPQEAFMAVLRLDQS, from the coding sequence ATTGCTCACATCGACCACGGGAAATCAACCCTCGCCGATCGCTTGCTACAAGCCACTGGCACTGTTGACGAGCGGCAGATGAAGGAACAGTTTCTCGACAATATGGATCTGGAACGGGAGCGCGGCATTACGATTAAGCTGCAAGCTGCCCGGATGAACTATACAGCAAAAGATGGTCAGCAGTATGTGCTGAACTTGATTGATACTCCGGGTCATGTAGACTTTTCTTATGAGGTGTCACGCAGCCTTGTTGCTTGTGAAGGAGCGCTATTGGTAGTAGATGCGTCCCAAGGTGTGGAGGCGCAAACTTTGGCAAATGTATATTTAGCCTTAGAGAATAACCTGGAAATTATCCCGGTTTTGAATAAAATCGATTTGCCTGGGGCAGAACCAGAACGGGTAATTGGCGAGATTGAAGAAATTATCGGTCTAGATTGCAGTGGTGCAATTCTTGCCTCTGCTAAAGAAGGAATTGGTATTAATGAGATTTTAGAAGCAGTTGTTGAGCGGATACCGCCACCGCCCAATACGATAAATGAACGTTTACGGGCGTTGATTTTTGATAGCTATTACGACAGTTACCGGGGAGTAATTGTATATTTCCGGGTGATGGATGGCACGTTAAAAAAAGGCGATCGCATCCATTTAATGGCATCTGGTAAAGAATTTGAAATTGATGAGTTAGGCGTTCTTTCTCCCACTCAAAAGCAAGTTGATGAACTCCATGCTGGGGAAGTAGGCTATTTGGGAGCGGCAATTAAAGCTGTAGCTGATGCACGTGTAGGAGACACAATTACCCTCAGTAAGGCGAAAGCGGAAGCACCCTTGCCAGGTTATGCAGAAGCTAACCCGATGGTTTTTTGCGGGATGTTCCCCATTGATGCTGACCAATTTGAAGATTTGCGGGAAGCCTTAGAAAAGCTCGAACTCAACGACGCAGCACTACACTACGAACCAGAAACTTCTAGCGCGATGGGGTTTGGTTTCCGTTGCGGGTTCTTGGGTTTGCTGCACATGGAAATTGTCCAGGAACGTTTAGAGCGAGAGTATAACCTAGATTTAATCATTACAGCCCCCTCGGTGGTTTATAAGGTGATCACCCTCAAAGGTGAGGAACTCTATATCGATAATCCCAGCCGTTTACCTTCTCCCAACGATCGTGAAAAAATTGAAGAACCCTACGTCCAAGTAGAGATGATTACGCCGGAAACTTATGTTGGCAGCTTGATGGAGTTGTCACAAAATCGTCGTGGTATCTTCAAGGATATGAAATATCTCGCCCAAGGACGTACTACACTCACTTACGAATTACCCTTGGCAGAGGTAGTCACCGACTTTTTTGACCAAATGAAGTCGCGATCGCGCGGTTACGCCAGTATGGAATATCACATCATCGGCTACCGTGAAAATCCTTTGGTAAAGCTGGATATCATGATTAACGGCGATCCTGTGGATTCCTTGGCGATGATTGTACATCGGGATAAAGCTTACAACGTCGGGCGAGCAATGGCGGAAAAACTCAAGGAACTAATTCCCCGCCATCAATTCAAAGTGCCAATTCAAGCATCTATTGGCAGTAAAGTTATCGCCAGCGAACACATCCCCGCTTTGCGAAAAGACGTGCTTGCTAAATGCTACGGTGGTGATATTAGCCGCAAGAAAAAACTTTTGCAGAAACAAGCAAAAGGTAAAAAGCGGATGAAATCTGTGGGTACTGTGGACGTACCGCAGGAAGCTTTTATGGCTGTACTGCGCTTGGATCAAAGCTAA
- a CDS encoding Type 1 glutamine amidotransferase-like domain-containing protein, protein MTRTFPNIAKYLKRAGIKLLKMGTSFITRLIANLKRYLLGDTADVRSSSVSPAPSLAGPVLCLGGGGPDVDEAIQWMINQVKRGNNYAAKVNVVVIRTYGNHDYNRLISDMKGVNYVETLIISNRQEANKAEIVEKIRNADVIFFAGGDQCEYTRSWKDTKLEAAVKSVYMKGGGIGGTSAGAMIQSEFVYDACASSEIGIETRDALEDPYRDITFTYNFFKWSNLKGTIVDTHFDSRKRMGRIMAFIARQIKDGISKSALGIAISEETSVVIDRNGLAKVMGRGAAYFVLGDHKPEVCEPRTPLTFSDYKIWRVPRGDTFNLRNRPTSGYYLRSVKRGKFNSDPY, encoded by the coding sequence ATGACAAGGACTTTCCCAAATATAGCAAAGTACTTGAAGAGAGCAGGAATCAAGTTGTTGAAGATGGGAACCTCCTTTATAACCCGTTTGATAGCTAACTTGAAACGCTACTTGCTGGGCGATACTGCTGATGTCCGTTCCTCCTCAGTCAGTCCAGCCCCCTCCTTAGCAGGCCCAGTCCTGTGTTTGGGTGGAGGTGGGCCCGATGTAGATGAGGCTATCCAGTGGATGATTAACCAAGTTAAACGAGGTAATAACTACGCCGCCAAAGTTAATGTTGTAGTAATCCGCACTTATGGTAACCATGATTACAATCGGCTAATTTCTGATATGAAGGGCGTCAACTATGTAGAGACCCTAATTATTAGCAATAGACAAGAAGCAAACAAAGCTGAAATTGTTGAGAAAATCAGAAATGCTGATGTGATTTTCTTTGCCGGCGGCGACCAATGTGAATACACTCGTAGTTGGAAAGATACCAAATTAGAGGCTGCTGTCAAGTCAGTTTATATGAAGGGTGGTGGCATTGGTGGCACTAGTGCGGGTGCGATGATTCAAAGTGAATTTGTTTACGATGCTTGTGCTTCTTCCGAAATCGGCATTGAAACTAGAGACGCACTCGAAGATCCCTACCGAGATATTACCTTTACTTACAACTTTTTCAAATGGAGTAATCTAAAGGGAACTATCGTAGATACGCACTTTGACAGCCGTAAAAGAATGGGTCGAATTATGGCTTTTATTGCTCGTCAGATTAAAGATGGTATATCTAAAAGTGCTTTAGGTATAGCCATTAGTGAGGAGACATCGGTTGTTATTGATAGAAACGGTCTAGCAAAAGTTATGGGTAGAGGTGCGGCGTACTTTGTACTTGGAGATCATAAGCCAGAAGTATGCGAACCTCGAACTCCTCTAACCTTTTCCGACTACAAAATTTGGAGAGTTCCTCGTGGTGACACCTTCAATTTGAGAAACAGACCAACATCAGGATACTATCTCAGGAGCGTGAAGCGGGGAAAATTTAATTCAGATCCGTATTGA
- a CDS encoding glycosyltransferase family 4 protein has product MKILVLSWEFPPRIVGGIARHVAELYPELVKLGHEIHLITAEFGQASMYEVVEGIKVHRVPVSHSNDFFHWVVNLNQSMGDHGGKLILEEGPFDLIHAHDWLVGDAAIALKHNFKIPLIATIHATEYGRYNGIYTETQNYINGKENLLAYDAWRIIVCSDYMQREVERALHSHWNKIDVIYNGIRAEKKQHHEDFHALDFRRQFATDDEKIVYYLGRMTYEKGVPVLLNAAPKILGEMGGNVKFVIVGGGNTDHLKRQAWDLGIWHKCYFTGFLSDEYLDKFQTVADCAVFPSLYEPFGIVALESFASRVPVVVSNTGGFPEVVQHNKTGIVTWVNNPDSLAWGILEVLRNPGYRQWLVDNAYNDLERRFSWPKLAKQTEKVYQRVVQERSQVVW; this is encoded by the coding sequence ATGAAGATACTGGTACTAAGTTGGGAATTTCCACCAAGGATAGTTGGGGGAATTGCGCGTCATGTAGCGGAGTTGTATCCGGAGCTGGTTAAGCTAGGACATGAAATCCACCTGATTACAGCGGAATTTGGTCAAGCTTCGATGTATGAAGTTGTTGAGGGAATAAAAGTACATCGAGTACCAGTGTCTCATAGTAATGACTTTTTCCACTGGGTAGTCAATCTTAATCAGAGCATGGGGGATCACGGTGGGAAGTTAATTCTGGAGGAAGGGCCTTTTGATTTAATTCATGCTCATGATTGGTTAGTAGGAGATGCAGCGATCGCTCTCAAACATAACTTTAAAATCCCTCTAATTGCCACAATTCACGCTACTGAATACGGACGTTATAACGGCATTTACACAGAAACACAAAACTATATTAATGGTAAAGAAAATTTACTAGCTTACGATGCTTGGCGGATTATTGTTTGTAGTGACTATATGCAGCGGGAAGTAGAACGAGCATTACACAGTCATTGGAACAAAATTGATGTCATTTATAACGGTATTCGAGCCGAAAAGAAACAGCACCACGAAGATTTTCATGCGCTGGATTTTCGTCGCCAATTTGCCACAGACGATGAAAAAATAGTTTATTATCTCGGTCGCATGACCTATGAAAAGGGTGTACCTGTACTCCTGAATGCTGCACCTAAGATATTGGGAGAAATGGGAGGTAATGTTAAGTTTGTGATTGTTGGTGGTGGTAATACCGACCATCTCAAACGTCAAGCCTGGGATTTAGGAATTTGGCACAAATGTTATTTTACTGGCTTTCTCTCCGATGAATACTTAGATAAATTTCAAACCGTCGCTGACTGTGCCGTGTTTCCCAGTCTTTACGAACCCTTTGGGATTGTAGCTTTAGAAAGTTTTGCTTCTCGTGTACCAGTGGTAGTTTCAAATACTGGCGGTTTTCCAGAAGTGGTGCAACATAATAAAACAGGCATTGTTACCTGGGTGAACAATCCTGATTCCCTGGCTTGGGGGATTTTAGAAGTGTTGAGAAATCCAGGATATCGGCAATGGCTGGTGGATAATGCTTATAACGATTTAGAGCGACGCTTCAGCTGGCCGAAATTAGCCAAGCAAACAGAAAAAGTTTATCAGCGAGTTGTACAAGAGCGATCGCAAGTTGTTTGGTGA
- a CDS encoding four-helix bundle copper-binding protein → MMMMMTETMTDEMQTCMDACMECHKMCMETMTYCMSKAGKQMDMGMMSMMSMMRDCAEMCMMCMNMMMGGSEFMGRTCMLCAEMCDRCAMACENMNDDPKMMECAAACRKCAEACRAMEMMPV, encoded by the coding sequence ATGATGATGATGATGACCGAAACCATGACTGACGAAATGCAAACTTGCATGGATGCTTGCATGGAATGTCACAAAATGTGCATGGAAACCATGACTTACTGCATGAGCAAAGCTGGTAAGCAAATGGACATGGGTATGATGAGCATGATGAGCATGATGCGTGACTGCGCTGAAATGTGCATGATGTGTATGAACATGATGATGGGTGGTTCTGAGTTTATGGGACGCACTTGTATGCTTTGCGCGGAAATGTGCGATCGCTGTGCAATGGCTTGCGAAAACATGAACGATGATCCGAAAATGATGGAATGCGCTGCCGCTTGCCGCAAGTGTGCAGAAGCTTGCAGAGCTATGGAAATGATGCCTGTTTAA
- a CDS encoding type I restriction endonuclease gives MVQFIQAQNIGLAYLEERFGLQLAEEEVFFTEWLERLPEITDLEKQDLDRVKLHFLRLVKRPPLSEEIVKLVVLSPLLNLAGFYDEPFYIRGEQSIEISAEDEGEIIRGRIDILVIQEQFWLLVIESKRSSFSLLEAVPQALVYMLANPTQNKPAFGLVTNGSDFIFLKLTQENQQKYALSDQFTLLKRKNELHQVLSILKNLSQILS, from the coding sequence ATGGTTCAATTTATCCAAGCCCAAAATATTGGACTTGCATATCTGGAAGAAAGATTTGGTCTACAACTAGCTGAAGAAGAGGTATTCTTTACAGAATGGCTTGAAAGGTTACCAGAAATTACAGATTTAGAAAAGCAAGATTTAGACAGAGTAAAACTTCATTTTCTCCGTTTAGTCAAACGTCCCCCATTGTCAGAAGAAATTGTAAAATTAGTAGTTTTATCTCCTTTACTTAACTTAGCTGGATTTTATGATGAGCCTTTTTATATTAGAGGTGAGCAATCAATAGAAATTTCTGCGGAGGATGAAGGAGAAATTATTAGAGGTAGAATTGATATTTTAGTTATTCAAGAACAATTTTGGTTGTTAGTGATTGAATCTAAAAGGTCTAGTTTTTCTCTTTTAGAAGCCGTGCCTCAAGCACTGGTTTATATGCTAGCTAATCCTACTCAAAATAAACCTGCGTTTGGATTAGTAACAAATGGTAGTGATTTTATTTTCCTGAAACTTACCCAAGAAAATCAGCAAAAGTATGCTCTATCTGACCAATTTACACTGTTGAAACGAAAAAATGAATTACATCAGGTTCTAAGTATATTAAAAAACTTGAGTCAAATTTTAAGTTAA
- a CDS encoding alpha-amylase family glycosyl hydrolase has protein sequence MKLLPLDKLGAREANGVVDFGVFLPWVSKNDGNRLWVKVIHEQDQFLQDIQPLEFELEHSIDTEYGDYWSTQININTQSKPRQNSAWGQPGRYVYRYFLRNPNKGEIDWIIDPFAREFGVGKLSAFTLGYQPYQWSQQEINWKTPDLKNLVMYELMIAEFGVDVDKTIDKLNYLTDLGVNCIEIMPLSNVGLTVDWGFLPIGYFGVDERFGKRKDLQKLIDAAHQNNIAVIVDSVYGHTSDSFPYSYLYRKLEYRDNPFMGSFAKDYFGESTDYKRKFTQDFFYTVNYHWLDVYHVDGFRYDCVPNYWDGSTGVGYANLVFNTYNTVKDKKTAGEYWGRFFDNNTINLIQCAEQLEGPREILEQTYTNSTWQNETLDAAKKVAAGSRGDLANLGFKLGLDNYPEEITNDGNKIAKTALQYIETHDHSRFVCNFGAIARDNDLLQEGNRELWYKVQPYLIGILTAKGVPLLWQGQEFGENYYLPEQGFGRVMLLRPVRWDYVYDLIGKNVLALVRKLIKLRRQQPQFTQGEHFFYNNYDRYHSKNVLLFSRKYANKFSLVALNFGDSDQSVPFWFPIGGDYQEELNGENNLIGVPSNSEYWVNIPSNYGRIWTVTINS, from the coding sequence ATGAAACTGCTACCTTTGGATAAACTAGGAGCTAGAGAAGCCAATGGTGTTGTTGATTTTGGAGTATTTCTTCCTTGGGTGTCTAAAAATGATGGTAATCGGTTATGGGTTAAAGTTATCCATGAACAAGATCAATTCTTACAAGACATTCAACCATTAGAATTTGAACTAGAACATTCTATAGATACAGAATATGGTGATTATTGGTCAACGCAAATAAACATCAATACTCAATCAAAACCCCGCCAAAACTCTGCATGGGGACAGCCAGGAAGATATGTTTACCGCTATTTTTTACGTAATCCCAATAAGGGAGAAATAGATTGGATTATTGACCCCTTCGCTAGAGAATTTGGTGTAGGGAAATTATCCGCTTTCACATTAGGATATCAACCATATCAATGGAGTCAGCAAGAAATTAACTGGAAAACTCCAGACTTAAAAAATCTGGTAATGTACGAATTAATGATTGCTGAGTTTGGTGTAGATGTCGACAAAACCATTGATAAACTTAACTATCTAACAGATTTAGGAGTTAATTGTATTGAAATTATGCCCCTTTCTAACGTAGGCTTAACAGTAGATTGGGGCTTTTTACCAATTGGCTACTTTGGTGTAGATGAGCGATTTGGCAAAAGAAAAGATTTACAGAAGCTAATTGACGCAGCACATCAAAACAATATTGCTGTGATTGTAGATTCTGTTTATGGTCACACCAGTGATAGTTTTCCCTATTCTTATCTGTACAGAAAGTTAGAATATCGCGATAACCCTTTTATGGGGTCATTTGCTAAAGATTATTTTGGCGAAAGCACAGACTACAAACGTAAGTTTACCCAAGACTTTTTCTACACAGTGAACTATCACTGGTTAGATGTTTATCATGTTGACGGCTTCCGTTATGACTGCGTACCTAACTATTGGGATGGGTCTACAGGAGTTGGTTACGCTAATTTAGTTTTTAACACTTACAACACCGTCAAAGACAAAAAAACTGCTGGTGAATACTGGGGAAGATTTTTTGACAATAACACAATCAACTTGATTCAGTGTGCTGAGCAATTAGAAGGGCCAAGAGAGATTTTGGAACAGACTTATACCAATAGTACTTGGCAAAATGAAACGTTGGATGCTGCTAAAAAGGTAGCTGCTGGTAGTCGAGGTGATTTAGCTAATCTCGGCTTTAAATTAGGTCTAGATAATTATCCAGAAGAGATTACTAATGATGGTAACAAAATTGCCAAGACAGCACTGCAATATATAGAAACTCACGACCATTCCCGCTTTGTTTGTAACTTTGGTGCGATCGCACGCGACAATGATTTATTACAAGAGGGTAATCGCGAACTGTGGTACAAAGTCCAGCCTTACCTAATTGGGATTTTGACTGCTAAAGGTGTTCCCTTGCTTTGGCAAGGTCAAGAATTTGGCGAAAATTATTACCTTCCTGAACAAGGTTTTGGACGCGTGATGTTGCTGCGGCCTGTGCGTTGGGATTATGTTTATGATCTAATTGGTAAAAATGTACTTGCCTTAGTACGGAAGTTGATTAAACTACGCCGTCAACAACCCCAATTTACACAAGGCGAACACTTCTTTTACAATAATTACGATCGCTACCACTCAAAAAATGTCCTGCTATTCTCGCGCAAATACGCCAACAAGTTCAGCTTAGTAGCACTCAACTTTGGCGATAGTGATCAAAGTGTCCCCTTCTGGTTCCCTATTGGTGGCGATTATCAGGAAGAATTGAATGGGGAAAATAATTTAATTGGCGTTCCCAGTAATTCAGAATATTGGGTAAATATTCCTTCTAACTACGGAAGAATTTGGACGGTGACAATTAATTCGTAA
- a CDS encoding cystathionine gamma-synthase: MEFETRAIHEGQQPDPQTGAVIVPIYLTSTYEQEAIGKHKGYEYSRTGNPTRNALEESLASLENGKFGLAFASGLAATTTVLSLLKSGDHILAGDDLYGGTYRLLERVVKNWGVTTTYVDIDNITDFETFIQPNTKLIWIETPTNPLLKIVDITVLANIAHKNNLILVVDNTFVSPYFQRPLELGADIVVHSTTKYLGGHSDVIGGAVITSNEQLYTELKFYQNAIGAVPSPFDSWLVLRGIKTLAIRMREHEKNALFLAKFLEKHPKVERIYYPGLPSHEQHQLAKEQMSGFGGMISLELKGGFAEVEKFASRLKLFLLAESLGGVESLLCYPAKMTHGSIPEAERLKRGIKDNLIRLSVGIEHPLDLQADLENALA, encoded by the coding sequence ATGGAATTTGAAACTAGAGCAATTCATGAAGGGCAACAACCAGATCCCCAGACTGGCGCTGTAATTGTCCCCATATATTTGACTTCCACCTATGAGCAAGAAGCGATAGGAAAACACAAAGGATATGAATATTCTCGTACTGGAAACCCAACCCGTAATGCTTTAGAAGAATCTCTCGCTTCACTTGAAAATGGTAAATTTGGTTTGGCGTTTGCCTCTGGGTTAGCTGCCACTACCACTGTATTAAGTTTACTCAAAAGTGGTGATCATATTCTTGCGGGTGATGATTTATATGGCGGTACTTATCGTTTGTTAGAAAGAGTTGTGAAAAATTGGGGTGTGACAACTACCTATGTAGATATTGATAACATCACTGACTTTGAAACTTTTATTCAGCCCAATACCAAGTTAATTTGGATTGAAACCCCCACCAACCCATTGTTAAAAATTGTTGATATTACAGTACTGGCAAATATTGCTCATAAAAACAATCTCATTCTAGTTGTAGATAATACCTTTGTCAGTCCTTATTTTCAAAGACCACTAGAATTAGGTGCAGATATTGTAGTTCACAGTACTACTAAATATCTAGGAGGACACAGCGACGTTATTGGTGGCGCAGTTATCACTTCTAACGAACAACTCTACACCGAACTGAAGTTTTATCAAAATGCGATCGGGGCAGTTCCAAGTCCTTTTGATAGCTGGTTAGTCTTGCGGGGTATTAAAACCTTGGCTATAAGAATGCGAGAACACGAAAAAAATGCTTTATTCTTAGCTAAATTTTTAGAAAAGCATCCCAAAGTCGAGCGAATTTATTATCCTGGTTTGCCTAGCCATGAACAACATCAACTAGCTAAAGAGCAAATGTCTGGCTTTGGGGGGATGATTAGTTTGGAATTAAAAGGTGGTTTTGCTGAAGTTGAAAAATTCGCTTCGCGACTCAAGTTATTTTTGCTGGCTGAAAGTTTAGGCGGGGTGGAATCACTGCTTTGCTATCCTGCAAAAATGACTCATGGCTCAATACCAGAAGCTGAACGACTTAAACGCGGCATTAAAGATAATTTAATTCGTCTTTCTGTAGGAATTGAGCATCCGCTGGATTTACAAGCTGATTTAGAAAATGCTTTGGCTTGA